From the genome of Bacteroidales bacterium, one region includes:
- a CDS encoding serine hydrolase — protein sequence MAGLSLDTLKLADTKMQSLVDEGKLPCVATMIVKDGKPVHRFTTGWANIEENRALGEDAIFRIYSMSKPITTAALMILYDEGRFQLDDPVAAYIPEFAGTKVWVNGEEVEQEEAFTIRHLLTHTAGFCYGWDVSHVDSLYVQASPEGLWGIRNLEEMIRLVASIPLKNQSGSKYEYSISIDVAGYLVEVLSGMPFDKFLQTRLFDPLGMKDTGFDVPEEDFDRLAMIYTRDPESGQLAPVEGLTNGVKQKVTLFSGGGGLVSTLDDYSRFGQMLLNGGELEGVRVLEEATVKMIMSEQMPSALDYQEGFRYGLGGHVNLTTREYGWSGMASIDFIADPENNMVLLSFTQYIPFMEFPFAAGYREFVRKAMAEPVKEE from the coding sequence CAAGCCGGTTCACCGTTTTACCACCGGATGGGCAAATATCGAAGAAAACCGGGCTCTGGGGGAGGACGCGATCTTCAGGATCTATTCCATGTCAAAGCCAATTACCACAGCCGCCCTGATGATCCTCTATGATGAAGGCCGGTTTCAGCTGGATGATCCGGTGGCCGCTTATATTCCCGAATTTGCCGGGACAAAGGTCTGGGTGAATGGTGAAGAGGTGGAGCAGGAGGAAGCTTTCACCATCAGGCATCTGCTGACTCATACGGCAGGGTTCTGTTATGGCTGGGACGTCTCTCATGTGGATTCGCTCTATGTCCAGGCCTCTCCTGAAGGCTTATGGGGTATCCGCAACCTGGAAGAGATGATCAGACTGGTGGCCTCTATCCCGCTGAAGAACCAATCGGGTTCCAAATATGAATATTCCATATCCATCGACGTAGCCGGCTACCTGGTGGAAGTTCTGTCGGGGATGCCTTTTGATAAATTCCTGCAAACCCGCCTGTTTGATCCGCTGGGAATGAAGGATACCGGCTTTGATGTGCCGGAGGAGGACTTTGACCGCCTGGCCATGATCTATACCAGGGATCCGGAAAGTGGCCAACTTGCACCGGTGGAAGGCCTGACAAACGGTGTCAAACAGAAAGTGACCCTTTTTTCGGGCGGAGGCGGACTGGTATCCACTCTGGACGATTACAGCAGATTTGGCCAGATGCTCCTGAATGGCGGAGAGCTGGAGGGAGTACGCGTTCTGGAAGAAGCGACGGTGAAAATGATTATGAGCGAACAGATGCCCTCTGCATTGGACTACCAGGAGGGCTTCAGATACGGTCTGGGAGGACATGTGAACCTGACTACCCGTGAGTATGGATGGAGCGGTATGGCCTCCATCGATTTTATTGCAGATCCTGAAAACAACATGGTACTGCTCTCCTTCACCCAGTACATCCCTTTTATGGAGTTCCCCTTTGCAGCCGGGTACCGGGAGTTTGTTCGGAAGGCTATGGCGGAGCCGGTAAAAGAAGAGTAG
- a CDS encoding response regulator: MGTTDSDPIYSILYIDDEENNLISFKSTFRRDYHIYVASSGMEGLEIMEKHNIQLVITDQRMPDMSGIEFLEQIVPLYPYCMRMIMTGFSDLDAVIQAINKGNIYRYISKPWNREDLKITIDSALEVYNLKSQNKHLIDDLKEANRTLEQKVLERARQIEQQRLNITDSLHYARRIQKALMLPSEELEKILPDHFILNKPKAIVSGDYYWVSQNDHKLIIAVADCTGHGVPGAFMSIMGINFLNEIVNMSGIIKADEILNELRKN; the protein is encoded by the coding sequence ATGGGCACTACAGACTCAGATCCTATATACTCCATTCTTTACATCGATGATGAAGAGAACAACCTGATCAGTTTTAAATCAACGTTCAGGCGGGATTATCACATCTATGTAGCCTCCTCCGGTATGGAAGGACTGGAAATTATGGAAAAACATAATATTCAGCTGGTCATTACCGACCAGCGCATGCCGGATATGTCCGGGATTGAGTTCCTGGAACAGATCGTCCCTCTCTATCCGTATTGCATGCGAATGATCATGACCGGTTTCAGTGACCTGGATGCTGTTATCCAGGCCATTAACAAAGGGAATATTTATCGCTATATCTCCAAACCCTGGAACAGGGAGGATCTGAAAATAACCATCGACAGTGCCCTGGAGGTGTATAACCTTAAATCGCAAAACAAACACCTGATCGATGATCTGAAGGAGGCAAACAGGACCCTGGAACAAAAGGTACTGGAACGGGCCCGGCAAATTGAGCAACAGCGGCTGAATATTACCGATAGCCTGCATTATGCGAGGCGCATTCAGAAAGCCCTGATGCTTCCATCCGAAGAGCTTGAAAAGATACTGCCCGACCATTTCATCCTGAATAAACCCAAGGCTATCGTAAGCGGGGATTATTACTGGGTATCCCAGAATGACCATAAACTGATTATTGCAGTGGCCGACTGCACGGGTCACGGAGTTCCCGGTGCTTTTATGAGCATTATGGGAATTAATTTCCTGAACGAGATCGTAAACATGTCAGGGATCATCAAGGCGGATGAGATTTTAAATGAACTTCGCAAAAACTGA
- a CDS encoding SpoIIE family protein phosphatase: MEMALCVVDAGKNMLQYAGAFRPMYLLRQNELILIKGDRMPIGIYNEDEVPFTSKEVPFKENDMIYMFTDGYLDQIGGLERKTFKSVRFKALLKEIHSKALDEQKSILREEHEIWRSGSEQIDDILILGVRLSFK, from the coding sequence ATGGAAATGGCCTTGTGCGTGGTCGATGCCGGTAAAAACATGCTTCAGTATGCAGGAGCCTTTCGTCCCATGTATCTCTTAAGACAGAACGAGCTTATTTTGATTAAAGGCGATCGTATGCCCATCGGCATTTATAATGAAGATGAAGTGCCCTTTACCAGCAAAGAAGTCCCCTTTAAGGAGAATGATATGATCTATATGTTCACAGACGGATATCTGGACCAGATCGGAGGCCTGGAGAGAAAGACCTTCAAATCCGTAAGATTCAAGGCCCTGCTAAAGGAAATCCACTCCAAAGCGCTCGACGAGCAAAAATCCATACTGCGAGAAGAACATGAGATATGGAGATCTGGCTCGGAGCAGATTGATGATATCCTGATCCTGGGAGTCAGGCTCTCCTTCAAATAG
- a CDS encoding ATP-binding protein: MEKLKNKIQELQETVKAQKKEIQALREIIATQREEVVLTRNATEIQKHELELMVENLKLAQTQLIQSEKLASVGVLTAGIAHELNNPINFLSGNVYPLQKDLEEVFFVIEKYEKTVEANKLTGYFAEVNAIKEEMDFSFLIQEIFSLLKGIEEGASRSTEIIKGLWSFSRLDDEACQFYDIHEGIDSSLVLLQNQIMEKKVRVHKDYGDFEVVECFPGQLKQVIMNIINNSLQAMEEGKGELFIQTVGSAIGIKIIIKDNGEGMTPEVKEHIFDPFFTTKEVGQGSGLGLSISYGIIEKHKGNIDVLSEPGKGTEFIISLPRTQTGNSI, translated from the coding sequence ATGGAGAAACTGAAAAATAAGATACAGGAGCTGCAGGAAACTGTTAAAGCTCAGAAGAAGGAGATCCAGGCCCTTCGGGAAATTATTGCAACCCAGAGGGAGGAGGTCGTGCTGACCAGGAATGCCACCGAAATTCAGAAACATGAGCTGGAATTAATGGTCGAAAACCTCAAACTGGCACAGACCCAATTAATTCAATCAGAAAAGCTGGCATCTGTAGGGGTTCTTACGGCCGGCATAGCGCATGAGCTGAATAATCCCATCAATTTCCTGAGTGGAAATGTCTATCCGCTGCAAAAGGACCTGGAAGAAGTCTTCTTTGTGATTGAAAAATATGAAAAGACGGTCGAAGCCAATAAACTGACCGGGTATTTTGCGGAGGTAAATGCCATCAAGGAGGAGATGGATTTTTCATTTCTGATCCAGGAGATTTTCAGTCTCCTGAAAGGCATTGAAGAGGGGGCAAGCAGATCTACTGAAATAATTAAAGGGCTCTGGAGCTTTTCCCGGCTGGACGATGAGGCCTGCCAGTTCTACGACATTCACGAGGGAATCGATTCCTCTCTGGTTCTTCTCCAGAATCAGATCATGGAGAAGAAAGTCCGGGTCCATAAGGATTATGGGGATTTTGAAGTGGTGGAGTGTTTTCCCGGCCAGCTCAAGCAGGTTATTATGAATATAATCAATAACAGTCTTCAGGCTATGGAAGAGGGCAAAGGTGAATTGTTTATCCAGACGGTCGGCAGTGCTATCGGGATCAAGATCATCATCAAGGATAATGGAGAGGGGATGACGCCGGAGGTGAAAGAGCATATTTTTGATCCTTTTTTTACTACCAAGGAAGTGGGTCAGGGAAGCGGACTGGGTCTTTCAATCAGTTACGGGATCATAGAAAAGCATAAAGGTAACATCGATGTTCTTTCAGAACCCGGAAAAGGAACCGAGTTTATCATTTCCCTGCCAAGAACCCAAACGGGCAATTCTATTTGA